From one Macaca nemestrina isolate mMacNem1 chromosome 3, mMacNem.hap1, whole genome shotgun sequence genomic stretch:
- the LOC105463533 gene encoding polyprenal reductase isoform X3 — MAPWAEAELSALNPLRAVWLTLTAAFLLTLLLQLLPPGLLPGCAIFQDLIRYGKTKCGEPPRPAACRAFDVPKRYFSHFYIISVLWNGFLLWCLSQSLFLGAPFPSWLHGLLRILGAAQFQGGELALSAFLVLVFLWLHSIRRLFECLYVSVFSNVMIHVVQYCFGLVYYVLVGLTVLSQVPMDGRNAYVTGKNVLMQARWFHILGMMMFIWSSAHQYKCHVILGNLRKNKAGVVIHCNHRIPFGDWFEYVSSPNYLAELMIYVSMAVTFGFHNFTWWLVVTNVFFSQALSAFLSHQFYKSKFVSYPKHRKAFLPFLF, encoded by the exons ATGGCTCCCTGGGCGGAGGCCGAGCTCTCGGCGCTGAACCCGCTGCGCGCGGTGTGGCTCACGCTGACCGCCGCCTTCTTGCTCACCCTACTGCTGCAGCTCCTGCCGCCTGGCCTGCTCCCGGGCTGCGCGATCTTTCAGGACCTGATACGCTATGGGAAAACGAAGTGTGGGGAGCCGCCGCGCCCCGCCGCCTGCCGCGCCTTTGATGTCCCCAAGAG atatttttcccACTTTTATATCATCTCAGTGCTGTGGAATGGCTTCCTGCTTTGGTGCCTTTCTCAATCTCTGTTCCTGGGAGCACCTTTTCCAAGCTGGCTTCATGGTTTGCTCAGAATTCTCGGGGCGGCACAGTTCCAGG GAGGGGAGCTGGCGCTGTCTGCATTCTTAGTGCTAGTATTTCTGTGGCTGCACAGCATACGAAGACTCTTCGAGTGCCTCTACGTCAGTGTCTTCTCCAATGTCATGATTCACGTCGTACAGTACTGTTTTGGACTTGTCTACTATGTCCTTGTTGGCCTAACTGTGCTAAGCCAAGTGCCAATGGATGGCAGGAATG CCTACGTAACAGGGAAAAATGTACTGATGCAAGCACGGTGGTTCCATATTCTCGGGATGATGATGTTCATCTGGTCATCTGCCCATCAGTATAAGTGCCATGTTATTCTCGGCAATCtcaggaaaaataaagcag GAGTGGTCATTCACTGTAACCACAGGATCCCATTTGGAGACTGGTTTGAATATGTTTCTTCCCCTAACTACTTAGCAGAACTGATGATCTACGTTTCCATGGCTGTCACCTTTGGGTTCCACAACTTCACTTGGTGGCTAGTGGTGACAAATGTCTTCTTTAGTCAGGCCCTGTCTGCCTTTCTCAGCCACCAATTCTACAAAAGCAAATTTGTCTCTTACCCGAAGCATAGAAAAGCTTTCCtaccatttttgttttaa